One Campylobacter sputorum genomic window, ATATTTGTGAGTTTTTTATCGCTATTTTTAGAAATTTTGCTCTCCATATGCATATTTGCATCAAGTCCGTTTGCTTCCATATATCTTGGAAGAAGTGCCATTCTATTTAAAAAAGAATTCTCAGTTTTTTGCATAGCTATAAAAAGACCGTCATGAACGGCAAAATCAGAGTATTTATAGCCCAAAGTTTGCAAATACTCACAAATCATTTCAAAATGCCTAATCTCATCATCTGCAACTTCAAGCCAGTCTAAATAATACTCACAGGGCAAATTTGCAAATCTATACGCAGCGTCTAAGGCTATATCTATGGCACTATATTCTATGTGTGCTATAGAATGCACAAATGCAGCAAAGTTTTTTTCTTTTGGATATTTTATCTTCATTTCACGCATAGATTTTACATCACAAAATGAAGCATAACTAGGCGTTACTAAAGTTTTGGGTTTAAAATTTTTTTCAAATTCTAAATTTCCATACTTAAACTCATCATAAAAGTTTTTAAATTTAGAAATTTTTTCTGTTGGATTGTTTTGAAATAAAATATCTTCTAACTTGACAAAAAACATCTAATATTTCCTAACTATTTTACCGCTTAAATACCCTATACCAAATCCAAGTAAATGGGCATACCAAGCTACATTTATACCCATTAAAAGCGGTGCAAAACTCATCAAAATCAAAGCTATAAAAAGTCCTTTTGCATTGTATTTATCTATAAAAGCCATAAATCCAAGTAAAACACATATGGCACCACTTGCTCCAATTGTATTTATATCTATACCTTTGTAATATCCGTTATACCATATATAAACAAGACTTAATAAATTTGTAATAATTCCACCAAGCAAATAAATAAGCATAAATTTAATCCCGCCTAAAAACCGCTCAAGTATGGATCCAAACTGATACAAAACAACCATATTCATAGCCAAATGCATAAATGATCCATGTAAAAACATAGATGTTACAAGCTGCCAATAAAAACCATAATATATACAAAGGGAATTAAGACCAAATAATATACTAAATTTATTAGTATTAAACACAAAATAGTGTAAAAAATACACAAGGCAGTTTATTGCAATGACAAATGAAGAGAAATATAATTTTTTATTCATAGCTTAATTTTACAAAAATAGACTTAATTTAACTTTCCATATCCTATAAATCTATTTGAAGTAAGACAAGAAGCACTCGAACATCTAGTTATATAACTATTTATAATTTTATTATCTCTAATATGGGTATTTTTATCTCTTAAGTTCATATATCCATACATGTTTTTACCACTTGCAAAGTGAATAAATTTTATAGTTCCATCTTTATTTATACCCCTTATAATCCCAACATGTGTGACATTTTTAGGATTTACAGATTTTATGGATTTTTTTGTAGATGTGTTTGAAAAAAATATCAAATCCCCTACTTTAGGATTTTTTAACGATATTTTTTCATTATATTTATAAAGATTATACATAGCTTGAGATTTTCTATGATTTGAGTAGTAAGAATTTAATTCATTTTCATCAAAATATAAATTATCATATCTGTTATTTATGAGAGACACAAAACCAGAACAATCGCCACCTGCTTTTGTATCTAAATATCTATCTAGTAGTTTAACTAAATCATAGGGATATTTATCTGCATTTGGAATTGAAAATTCCTCTGTTTTTTCATCTTGCAATACAAGTTGAGATTGAAAATCTTCTTTTATATCTGTTAAATTTTCATCATTATAAATATCATAAAAATCATTTTGCACTACATCTGTTTTAGTAGAACATCCTACAAAAAAAATCAAACTCACTAAAAACACTATAAATTTTTTTGTATTCATAAACAAACCTGTAAATAAATTTTTGGGATTTTTTATTATATCATTAAAAGTTACTAATTTAAATAAAAATTTAAAAAGTTAAGCAAATTTTCGCTACAATGGCAAAAATCAAAATCAAGGTTAAATATGTATCTATTATCGATAAAAGGTGGGTATAAATTAAGCGGCGAAGTAAAAATATGTGGTGCAAAAAATGCAGCCTTACCTTCCATAGCTTGTTCAATACTTTCGAAAAAACCTGTAAATATAAAAAATATACCAGAAGTTGAAGATATAAAAACTATATGCAAACTACTTGAAAATTTAGGCTCATCTTGTAAATTTATAAAATCACACCAAGTTAAAATAGACACAACTACGATAAATTCAACAAAAGCAACATATGATATTGTTAGAAAGATGAGAGCCTCCATCTTAGTTCTAGGACCACTTCTTGCAAGATTTCACCATTGTGAAGTTTCGCTTCCAGGTGGCTGTGCCATAGGTCAAAGACCAATAGACCTACACCTAAGTGCATTGGAAAAAATGGGTGCAAAAATAGAGATAAAAGAGGGATATGTTGTAGCTACTACGCCAAAAGATGGGCTAAAAGGTGCAAATATTATTTTTGATAAAATAACTGTTACTGGAAGCGAAAATATCATAATGGCAGCAGCTCTTGCAAATGGTACAACAAAAATCATAAATGCAGCAAAAGAGCCAGAAGTTGTAGCACTTTGCGAGATTTTATCACAAAGTGGAGTTGATATAAAAGGTATTGGCACAAGTGAACTTATCATAAAAGGAAGCAGTGGAAAACTACTTGATATAAAAGAAATAAATGTTATACCAGATAGGATAGAAGCTGGAACTTATTTGTGCGCAGGAGCTATAACAAATTCACAAATTACTGTAAAAAATGTAAATCCAAACCATCTAGTAGCAGTGTTAGATAAATTTGAAAGTATGGGATATGGTATAAAAATAGATGTAGATTGCATAACTATATTACCAGCAAAAAAAATAAAACCTATAGAAATTATAACAAGCGAATACCCCGGTTTTCCAACAGATATGCAAGCTCAATTTATGGCACTTTGTCTTGTTGCAAATGGAACTAGCGTAATTGATGAAAGACTTTTTGAAAACAGATTTATGCATGTAAGTGAACTTTTAAGAATGGGAGCAGATATAAAACTAAATGCTCATATTGCAACGATAAATGGTGGCATAAAACTAAACGCAACTGATGTCATGGCAACTGATTTAAGAGCAAGTTCAGCCCTTGTTCTAGCCGGACTTGTTGCAAATGGAACTACAAGAGTCCATAGAATTTATCACCTTGATAGAGGCTATGAAAAACTTGAAATAAAACTATCTA contains:
- a CDS encoding rhomboid family intramembrane serine protease, with protein sequence MNKKLYFSSFVIAINCLVYFLHYFVFNTNKFSILFGLNSLCIYYGFYWQLVTSMFLHGSFMHLAMNMVVLYQFGSILERFLGGIKFMLIYLLGGIITNLLSLVYIWYNGYYKGIDINTIGASGAICVLLGFMAFIDKYNAKGLFIALILMSFAPLLMGINVAWYAHLLGFGIGYLSGKIVRKY
- a CDS encoding CHAP domain-containing protein, whose translation is MNTKKFIVFLVSLIFFVGCSTKTDVVQNDFYDIYNDENLTDIKEDFQSQLVLQDEKTEEFSIPNADKYPYDLVKLLDRYLDTKAGGDCSGFVSLINNRYDNLYFDENELNSYYSNHRKSQAMYNLYKYNEKISLKNPKVGDLIFFSNTSTKKSIKSVNPKNVTHVGIIRGINKDGTIKFIHFASGKNMYGYMNLRDKNTHIRDNKIINSYITRCSSASCLTSNRFIGYGKLN
- a CDS encoding ferritin-like domain-containing protein; its protein translation is MFFVKLEDILFQNNPTEKISKFKNFYDEFKYGNLEFEKNFKPKTLVTPSYASFCDVKSMREMKIKYPKEKNFAAFVHSIAHIEYSAIDIALDAAYRFANLPCEYYLDWLEVADDEIRHFEMICEYLQTLGYKYSDFAVHDGLFIAMQKTENSFLNRMALLPRYMEANGLDANMHMESKISKNSDKKLTNILSIILDEEISHVKKGDKWFKFACKQNNLNPDIYINIVKSLYPNAFKQKRELNINARLKAGFSKFEIEQIMNLMEQK
- the murA gene encoding UDP-N-acetylglucosamine 1-carboxyvinyltransferase, which produces MYLLSIKGGYKLSGEVKICGAKNAALPSIACSILSKKPVNIKNIPEVEDIKTICKLLENLGSSCKFIKSHQVKIDTTTINSTKATYDIVRKMRASILVLGPLLARFHHCEVSLPGGCAIGQRPIDLHLSALEKMGAKIEIKEGYVVATTPKDGLKGANIIFDKITVTGSENIIMAAALANGTTKIINAAKEPEVVALCEILSQSGVDIKGIGTSELIIKGSSGKLLDIKEINVIPDRIEAGTYLCAGAITNSQITVKNVNPNHLVAVLDKFESMGYGIKIDVDCITILPAKKIKPIEIITSEYPGFPTDMQAQFMALCLVANGTSVIDERLFENRFMHVSELLRMGADIKLNAHIATINGGIKLNATDVMATDLRASSALVLAGLVANGTTRVHRIYHLDRGYEKLEIKLSKLGAKIKRLEE